GCCAATTAGCGCTGTAGGAAGGGAAGAGGAATTGGAAAATAGTGTTTGGCAATTGCGGGttgaaaaatgggtcaaaatggcaATTGCGGGTAGAGAAGATGGGCCATAAATGGGTTACAAAATATGGGCTCAACATATTTTCTGGGCAGCCAATTTTCAAGGCATTTTCCTTTGTGGGAAATAATTTCTTTGGACTTCTGAATATGAGTTGAAGTAATAATTCTAATAATGAAATTAAAACAATGATGATAATGgtgttaattatatttaaaatgataacCAAATGGAGCAATATGGATAATCAATGCAACTGtagagtaaaaataaaaaaatagcgCTACCATATACTACAAAtagtaaaaattataataatgattcaaaataaattattaatgatAATGGAGGGACAAAATTGAATGTTAATAACTTCTTATAATTGCTTAAAGGGAATACAAGATGGGGAAAtaatgtgttattattattgatgtATGCAGGGTATATAAAGAATATGTACaagttttgtatcaataaagaATGGTCAATTTGTATGATGTAGTTTGATTGGTCATAGagtattaagaaaaaattaatgtaataaGTAGCCGTTCACTCATTAATTAAACTAAGAATAGCAATCGCATATATAAACGGTGTATATCTATTCATATATTGATTAGAAAAAGTGAATAATAAACTTGTCCGACTATTTTTGTAACTTGTAAGGATCCCTATTTCTTATgtaagaaattgaggaagattTTGCATTGTTCCAAAAAtactcataaaaaaaataaaattttaatataagaGTACACTTTTATGAActttttatcaaataaatgaAATCCAATATTAGCAAAACATTGATATTATcactaaatattttgttaaataagaaaatatgtcattttatttttaaacaaactaaaaagcaAAGTAAACCatataaattagaaaattagaaaaaagggATTAATGAGTATATAACAGAAATTTGTATGGCTTAAGTCATCAGGTAATCATCCATTATTAGCTCTTTGTTTGTCTTATATgctaaatgtatatatataaattatgtagCATAATGACTACATTTGGCATCATCTTTAGACAATTCACTGAAATATCTCAAACCATTTTTATTGTGAGATTTGAACAAACTATCAAGTACCAAAAATCCCAAACAATATAGTCAAATCTTTTCAAGTGAAGAAATTATTAGGACACATACCTCTATgaattttttcatcaaattcagTTAATGTGTTCTTTTTTAACACAAAAATCAAAGTTCCAGTGGGTAATTCTTTTTTAActgtatttttaataaaaatgtccCATTCATTAGTTTGGGAACTTTAAGATAAGGAGTGTGTAATTTCAGAGGCTATTAATTTTGAAATGTCAAGAGCCACATAATCCAATGGTTATGGTTGCTCTTAGATGAGGTTATTGCTTGGTTGTATCCTTTATGTGAAACCTTATCATCATTATATATACAAGGGGATACTAGAGAGAAATTATTGTCAACAATGGCTTCCTCTATAGTTTCTTCAGCTGCTGTTGCCACTCGCGCCAATGGTGCACAAGCCAGCATGGTTGCCCCCTTCACTGGACTCAAGTCTGCCGCCTCTTTCCCTGTTTCAAGGAAGCAAAACCTTGACATTACCTCCATTGCTAGCAATGGTGGAAGAGTCAGATGCATGCAGGTTTGTATAGTAGTTAccagtatgtatatatatatatatatactaatcgAATTAACTTTTAGTATTTGACGATTTAAACTTTCTAAGTCACTAGCTAGTTCCATTTTATGGACAGGTACATGTAATTATCTTTCAGATGATGTGAAATTATATTACATACACATTATTTTAACCACAAAATTCGTTGATGAAAATGTTATACACCATATTAGTGAAGttaatttgttattattaatGTATAGGTGTGGCCACCAATTAACATGAAGAAGTACGAGACTCTATCGTACCTTCCTGATTTGTCCGACGAGCAATTGCTCAAGGAAATTGAGTACCTATTGAAAAATGGATGGGTTCCTTGCTTGGAATTCGAGACTGAGGTCAGCATCGATCTCCTCtgttttttaaatttactaGCTAGTACTAAATGTTAATAATGTTATGGGATATATATGTGCAGCACGGATTTGTGTACCGTGAGAACCACAAGTCACCAGGATACTACGATGGTAGATACTGGACCATGTGGAAGTTGCCCATGTTTGGGTGCACTGATGCAACCCAGGTCTTGGCTGAGGTGCAGGAAGCAAAGAAGGCTTACCCACAGGCATGGGTCCGTATCATTGGATTCGACAACGTTCGTCAAGTGCAGTGCATCAGTTTCATTGCTTACAAGCCCGAAGGCTTCTAAAATGCCAAGTTTTAATTAATGTAATGTATAACTGACCCTAAGTATTTAGGGGAAGCTTGTTTGAATCCTCCTTAAGTTTTTCCCTGGAGAAACTGTATTATTTTACGTTGTTGTTTCCCTTCCATCTTTCGAATTAATGGCATTTGTTTTAATACTAATCTGCTTCTGAAACTTGTAATGTATGTATATCAGCTATAATTTATCCAAGTAGTATCTTCCATTCTCAATGCAATTGCCTTGCATAAGCTCAATAAACACGTACACCAATCCCTCCTCCGCTGGATTCCTCTAGCTAAACTTGAACAAATTTTCCCTTCAGATTATGAAATGGATATATGCTTAACAAACGTCTCCTTCTGTTGGAAAATGTTGTacttgtcttttttcttttgggtaTAGTTTATATACAACATCCAAGTAGTGTGAAATGGATATATATAGAAGacttatttgattgattgatgacTTGAGTTGCCTAATAACAAATTCTTAGGTGAGTAAATCGTTGATTTGAAATCGATCTCTCTACCCTGAACGGATAGGAATTATGACTTCCAATGGTCCAGAAACCAAAGTTTGCAC
The Solanum stenotomum isolate F172 chromosome 12, ASM1918654v1, whole genome shotgun sequence DNA segment above includes these coding regions:
- the LOC125846863 gene encoding ribulose bisphosphate carboxylase small subunit, chloroplastic 4 isoform X2; translated protein: MASSIVSSAAVATRANGAQASMVAPFTGLKSAASFPVSRKQNLDITSIASNGGRVRCMQVWPPINMKKYETLSYLPDLSDEQLLKEIEYLLKNGWVPCLEFETEHGFVYRENHKSPGYYDGRYWTMWKLPMFGCTDATQVLAEVQEAKKAYPQAWVRIIGFDNVRQVQCISFIAYKPEGY
- the LOC125846863 gene encoding ribulose bisphosphate carboxylase small subunit, chloroplastic 4 isoform X1 — encoded protein: MASSIVSSAAVATRANGAQASMVAPFTGLKSAASFPVSRKQNLDITSIASNGGRVRCMQVWPPINMKKYETLSYLPDLSDEQLLKEIEYLLKNGWVPCLEFETEHGFVYRENHKSPGYYDGRYWTMWKLPMFGCTDATQVLAEVQEAKKAYPQAWVRIIGFDNVRQVQCISFIAYKPEGF